A single region of the Acidobacteriota bacterium genome encodes:
- a CDS encoding thioredoxin domain-containing protein — MKKLSLMLLSLLMCGNLAIAAMPSWASQTPSAAQRPPAPAVECACEVKGLPEVYGTVNGVKITAKDVDDPIKDKIQQLQASVIEARKQQINNMVDAKLIEAEAKKRNLPAAKLIDLEITSKVKEPTESEASAFYEQNKDRLQGSYAQLHDEILAYLRAQRHDIEGKRYTTRLRAASQVKVLNSIATQPKDEADRARVVATIGAENITLGDADRALRPLIFEYQEKVLELRKAQFDVIINDLLLGQEAQKRKITDKQLFEAEVVAKSKKPTEEEAKKFYDENTAQIPGTFAETKDQILKYLQQQEYQKAEDELVKLIRKDAQIQVFLTDPDPPVYEIAIDDQPTKGSASATVTIVEFTDFQCPSCGKTAPVLDEIVKEYGDKVKLVVRDFPLTQIHAYALKAAEAAEAAREQGKYWEYAELLFKNQEKLDAQSLLAYANQVGLDIKKFQEAITSGKYLEKVQRDVEDGYKFGVTGTPTLFVNGKRVKDKSKETLKAAIDAALRTTAAK; from the coding sequence ATGAAAAAGTTGTCCTTAATGTTACTGTCGTTGTTGATGTGTGGGAATTTGGCGATTGCCGCTATGCCATCATGGGCATCACAAACTCCATCTGCGGCTCAACGACCACCTGCGCCAGCTGTCGAATGCGCTTGCGAAGTCAAAGGCTTGCCGGAAGTCTATGGCACCGTCAACGGTGTGAAAATCACTGCCAAAGATGTTGATGATCCGATCAAAGACAAAATCCAGCAATTGCAGGCATCGGTTATCGAAGCGCGCAAACAGCAAATCAACAATATGGTTGATGCCAAATTGATCGAAGCCGAAGCCAAAAAACGCAATCTGCCTGCCGCTAAACTCATTGATCTGGAAATCACCTCGAAGGTAAAAGAGCCAACCGAAAGCGAAGCCTCGGCTTTTTACGAGCAGAATAAAGACCGTTTGCAGGGAAGCTACGCGCAATTGCACGATGAGATTCTGGCTTACCTGCGCGCCCAACGTCATGACATCGAAGGGAAACGTTATACCACCAGGCTGCGCGCCGCTTCGCAGGTTAAAGTTTTAAATTCCATCGCCACTCAACCGAAAGACGAGGCTGACCGCGCCCGCGTCGTGGCAACCATCGGCGCAGAAAATATCACCCTCGGCGATGCCGATAGAGCGCTGCGTCCGTTAATTTTTGAGTATCAGGAAAAGGTGCTTGAACTCAGAAAAGCGCAGTTCGATGTCATCATCAACGATTTGCTGCTCGGACAGGAAGCCCAGAAACGCAAAATCACCGACAAACAGTTGTTTGAAGCCGAAGTCGTTGCCAAATCGAAAAAGCCTACCGAAGAAGAAGCTAAAAAATTTTATGATGAAAATACCGCGCAGATTCCCGGCACCTTTGCCGAAACCAAAGACCAGATTCTCAAATACCTGCAACAACAGGAATACCAGAAAGCCGAAGACGAACTGGTAAAACTCATTCGCAAAGACGCGCAAATCCAGGTGTTTTTAACCGACCCCGACCCGCCGGTTTATGAAATCGCCATCGATGACCAACCCACCAAAGGCAGCGCGAGCGCCACTGTGACGATTGTCGAATTCACCGATTTTCAGTGTCCGAGTTGTGGCAAGACCGCGCCGGTTCTCGATGAAATCGTCAAAGAGTACGGCGATAAAGTGAAACTGGTGGTGCGCGATTTCCCGCTCACCCAGATTCACGCCTATGCTTTGAAAGCCGCCGAAGCCGCCGAAGCCGCGCGCGAACAGGGCAAATACTGGGAATACGCCGAACTGCTGTTTAAAAATCAGGAAAAACTCGACGCTCAAAGTCTGCTGGCTTATGCCAATCAGGTGGGACTCGATATTAAAAAATTTCAAGAGGCGATCACTTCCGGTAAATACCTCGAAAAAGTGCAACGCGATGTCGAAGACGGCTACAAATTCGGGGTCACCGGAACCCCGACGTTGTTCGTTAACGGTAAACGCGTGAAGGATAAATCGAAAGAGACTTTGAAAGCCGCAATCGATGCGGCGCTTAGAACCACTGCGGCAAAATAA
- a CDS encoding DUF4331 domain-containing protein, whose amino-acid sequence MSIPKTLKLIQRITAIALLCLTANSVFISSAFASSHMDAPLITLDPAANTTDVYAFVQEENGVKVLVTALGVYPHQEPGIGPNKYNFDDNVLYEIHVALGNDVAAGRATISYQFQFETRFKAANTILQSYLGVIQNVDDGAQNLTQTYTVTKVDRRTGRSEVLGSGIVPPNNQGNATPFYNQGDNGENPAKDGVATETQLDRYTRQSIITLNKGYISFAGQRDDGFYADVQSIFDLLKLRNPGRDSQGGFNLHLLSLAIPMNELGGDMQIAGVYATTSRRTNRILREDGTDKNKGQFVQVARQGNPLFNEGLIAISDKDLYSRTSPVRDKEIFAKYASSPELARLINALIFNGTTVAVETNRTDIAGIYIPDLIKVDLSTAPCRLAGGGTNHPTNPDDTGFSRLSIFGGDTLVSRVQQGFGNGVVPGGWPNGRRFGDDVVDIAVSAVISDLRNPANLVIRTAGDGVDANDMAFNKVFPYESTPQNGRNHQH is encoded by the coding sequence ATGTCTATTCCAAAAACCTTAAAACTTATTCAACGCATCACGGCAATCGCTTTGCTGTGTTTAACCGCCAACTCGGTATTTATCAGTTCGGCATTTGCATCTTCGCATATGGATGCGCCGCTCATTACTCTTGACCCTGCGGCAAACACTACGGATGTTTACGCCTTTGTGCAGGAAGAAAACGGCGTCAAAGTTCTGGTCACCGCCTTGGGCGTTTACCCACATCAGGAACCCGGTATCGGTCCCAATAAATATAACTTTGATGACAATGTGTTATATGAAATTCACGTCGCGCTCGGCAATGATGTAGCAGCCGGACGCGCCACTATCAGCTATCAATTTCAATTTGAAACCCGCTTCAAAGCCGCCAACACGATTTTGCAATCTTATCTCGGCGTCATTCAAAATGTGGATGATGGCGCGCAAAACCTCACACAAACCTACACCGTCACCAAAGTTGATCGTCGCACAGGCAGAAGTGAAGTATTAGGCTCAGGCATTGTTCCGCCCAACAATCAAGGCAACGCGACGCCGTTTTATAATCAAGGCGACAATGGCGAAAATCCCGCCAAAGACGGGGTGGCAACCGAAACCCAACTTGACCGCTACACCAGACAATCGATTATCACTTTGAACAAAGGTTACATTTCATTTGCCGGACAACGCGATGACGGATTCTATGCAGACGTCCAATCCATCTTTGATCTATTGAAACTTCGCAACCCCGGACGCGATTCACAGGGAGGCTTTAATTTGCACTTGCTTTCTCTGGCAATTCCAATGAACGAACTCGGCGGTGATATGCAGATTGCCGGGGTTTATGCGACGACCAGTCGTCGCACCAATCGCATTTTGCGCGAAGACGGCACAGATAAAAACAAGGGGCAATTTGTGCAGGTGGCGCGTCAGGGCAATCCGCTGTTCAACGAAGGCTTGATTGCCATCAGCGATAAAGATTTGTACAGTCGCACCAGCCCCGTGCGAGACAAAGAAATTTTTGCCAAATATGCATCAAGCCCCGAACTCGCCAGACTGATCAATGCCTTGATTTTCAACGGCACGACGGTCGCGGTTGAAACTAATCGCACAGATATTGCCGGCATTTACATTCCCGACCTGATTAAAGTTGATCTGTCGACGGCTCCCTGCCGGTTGGCGGGCGGCGGCACCAACCATCCGACCAACCCCGATGATACGGGCTTTTCACGCCTCAGCATCTTCGGCGGCGACACGCTGGTTAGCCGTGTGCAACAAGGTTTCGGCAACGGCGTGGTGCCTGGCGGTTGGCCTAACGGCAGACGCTTTGGCGATGACGTAGTTGATATTGCCGTATCGGCTGTCATCAGCGACCTGCGCAATCCTGCGAATTTAGTGATTCGCACAGCGGGCGACGGCGTGGACGCAAATGATATGGCATTCAACAAAGTCTTCCCGTATGAATCCACGCCGCAAAACGGACGCAATCACCAACACTGA
- a CDS encoding tetratricopeptide repeat protein: protein MQRAFGIMIFFGSLCLIACHQAQDRQLLPNTSEKLATILAPHEGTTAIDEKIIRLQQILRQPTPHNESEPVRNIEKLGWAFIEKARQSFDMGYYKLAETCALYIEAKQPDNPDALLLRGHALNSLHRFREAESLARNLTARRELHFDFALLGDALMEQGKLDEAIPAYQKMMDLKPSPEAYSRAAHVRWLRGDLDGAIDMMALAAQSSVQGNPEAAAWAHTRLALYELQAGDTKLALAAGLRALAFKEDFAPAYLAKGRALLNAGKLSEAIESLKRATGLNPLPEYQWTLADALRSANRAQEAEVIETALCEQGATNDPRTFALFLATRNLQSDKALALAQAELKERRDVFTLDALAWSFANAGRWEEAHRLMRRAIAQGTKDARLFFHAGVISATLGEHRAARRWFHQAQKIKQMLLPSEQKRLEASLSQLPA, encoded by the coding sequence ATGCAGCGAGCCTTTGGCATTATGATTTTTTTCGGCAGTCTGTGTTTAATCGCCTGTCACCAGGCTCAAGACCGACAATTACTGCCCAATACCTCAGAGAAGTTGGCGACGATTTTAGCGCCGCACGAGGGCACAACGGCGATTGATGAAAAAATTATTCGCCTGCAACAAATCCTACGTCAGCCAACCCCTCACAACGAAAGTGAACCGGTTCGCAACATCGAAAAGCTCGGTTGGGCATTTATTGAAAAAGCCCGGCAGAGTTTCGATATGGGTTATTACAAACTGGCGGAAACCTGCGCGCTTTATATTGAAGCAAAACAACCGGATAATCCTGACGCGCTGCTCTTACGCGGTCATGCCTTGAACAGTCTGCATCGCTTTCGTGAAGCCGAATCACTGGCGCGAAACTTAACTGCCCGCCGCGAATTGCATTTCGATTTTGCCTTGCTTGGGGATGCCTTAATGGAACAGGGCAAACTCGATGAAGCGATCCCTGCCTATCAAAAGATGATGGATTTAAAACCCAGCCCCGAAGCCTACAGTCGCGCCGCGCATGTTCGCTGGCTGAGAGGCGACCTCGACGGGGCAATTGACATGATGGCGCTTGCCGCCCAATCGAGCGTTCAGGGAAATCCCGAAGCGGCGGCCTGGGCGCACACCCGCTTGGCATTATACGAATTACAGGCAGGTGACACGAAACTGGCTCTGGCAGCCGGTTTGCGGGCGCTGGCGTTCAAAGAGGATTTTGCCCCGGCGTATCTTGCGAAAGGTCGCGCGCTGCTCAATGCAGGTAAGCTCTCTGAAGCCATTGAGTCTCTCAAGCGCGCGACCGGATTAAATCCGTTGCCGGAATATCAGTGGACGCTTGCCGATGCGCTACGCAGCGCCAACCGCGCGCAAGAAGCCGAAGTCATTGAAACGGCACTGTGTGAGCAGGGCGCGACAAACGACCCGCGAACCTTTGCCCTGTTTCTGGCAACCCGCAATCTGCAATCCGACAAAGCCCTGGCTTTGGCACAAGCTGAACTGAAAGAGCGCCGTGATGTGTTTACGCTTGACGCGCTCGCCTGGTCGTTTGCCAACGCCGGTCGCTGGGAAGAAGCCCACCGATTGATGCGGCGGGCAATCGCCCAAGGCACCAAAGACGCGAGGCTGTTTTTTCATGCGGGGGTGATTTCGGCAACGCTCGGTGAACATCGCGCGGCGCGTCGTTGGTTTCACCAGGCACAAAAAATCAAGCAGATGCTTTTACCTTCCGAGCAAAAACGTTTAGAGGCATCGCTCAGCCAACTCCCAGCCTGA